One stretch of Mangifera indica cultivar Alphonso chromosome 9, CATAS_Mindica_2.1, whole genome shotgun sequence DNA includes these proteins:
- the LOC123224686 gene encoding histone deacetylase HDT1-like isoform X1, whose translation MEFWGVEVKAGQPLKVKPSFDNIIHLSQASLGESKKDKGHDSVPLFVKFGDQKLVLGTLITDTIPQLSFDLVFQKEFELSHNWKNGSVYFCGYQTPLPQDSSDEFDMEGSDEDEEEVEEDIPMIAAENGKGGLKVEKAKAPEKANAGKPEISAKPSKPISKPEEKDDSESDDSDDSMGDEMEDDSDESSDDKEGTDEDEGDSEGEDSEDEETPKKVVAKKRPTESATKTPVPAKKAKGGATPQTDGKKGGHVATPHPSKQAGKTTNDKSPKSGGQVLCKSCSKTFGSEKALESHTKAKHGTGK comes from the exons ATGGAGTTCTGGG gTGTTGAAGTTAAGGCTGGACAGCCACTTAAAGTAAAACCATCGTTTGACAATATCATCCACCTCTCACAG GCTTCCCTTGGTGAGTCAAAGAAGGATAAAGGACATGACTCTGTGCCGCTCTTTGTGAAATTTGGAGACCAGAAGCTTGTCCTTGGAACTCTTATTACAGATACTATACCACAACTGTCTTTTGATCTAGTATTTCAGAAAGAGTTTGAGCTTTCTCACAACTGGAAGAATGGGAGTGTCTACTTTTGTGGTTACCAAACCCCCTTGCCACAAGATAGTTCTG ATGAGTTTGATATGGAAGGATCAGATGAGGATGAGGAAGAGGTAGAGGAGGATATTCCTATGATTGCTGCTGAGAATG GAAAAGGTGGTTTGAAGGTTGAGAAAGCAAAAGCTCCTGAAAAGGCAAATGCTGGTAAGCCTGAAATCTCTGCAAAGCCTAGTAAGCCAATAAGCAAACCTGAGGAGAAGGATGACAGTGAGTCAGATGATTCTGATGATTCAATGGGTGATGAGATGGAAGATGATTCTGATGAG agTTCAGATGATAAAGAGGGAACCGATGAAGACGAGGGTGATTCAGAAGGTGAAGATTCTGAAGATGAAGAGACACCTAAGAAG GTTGTTGCAAAGAAGAGGCCAACAGAATCAGCCACAAAAACTCCCGTTCCTGCTAAGAAGGCTAAGGGAGGAGCTACTCCTCAGACTG ATGGCAAAAAGGGAGGCCATGTTGCAACTCCTCACCCATCAAAGCAGGCTGGAAAAACAACTAATGACAAAAGTCCCAAATCTGGTGGCCAAGTCTTATGCAAATCATGTAGCAA GACATTTGGGTCTGAAAAAGCTCTAGAGTCTCACACAAAGGCAAAGCACGGTACTGGCAAATAG
- the LOC123224686 gene encoding histone deacetylase HDT1-like isoform X2, with the protein MEFWGVEVKAGQPLKVKPSFDNIIHLSQASLGESKKDKGHDSVPLFVKFGDQKLVLGTLITDTIPQLSFDLVFQKEFELSHNWKNGSVYFCGYQTPLPQDSSDEFDMEGSDEDEEEVEEDIPMIAAENGKGGLKVEKAKAPEKANAGKPEISAKDDSESDDSDDSMGDEMEDDSDESSDDKEGTDEDEGDSEGEDSEDEETPKKVVAKKRPTESATKTPVPAKKAKGGATPQTDGKKGGHVATPHPSKQAGKTTNDKSPKSGGQVLCKSCSKTFGSEKALESHTKAKHGTGK; encoded by the exons ATGGAGTTCTGGG gTGTTGAAGTTAAGGCTGGACAGCCACTTAAAGTAAAACCATCGTTTGACAATATCATCCACCTCTCACAG GCTTCCCTTGGTGAGTCAAAGAAGGATAAAGGACATGACTCTGTGCCGCTCTTTGTGAAATTTGGAGACCAGAAGCTTGTCCTTGGAACTCTTATTACAGATACTATACCACAACTGTCTTTTGATCTAGTATTTCAGAAAGAGTTTGAGCTTTCTCACAACTGGAAGAATGGGAGTGTCTACTTTTGTGGTTACCAAACCCCCTTGCCACAAGATAGTTCTG ATGAGTTTGATATGGAAGGATCAGATGAGGATGAGGAAGAGGTAGAGGAGGATATTCCTATGATTGCTGCTGAGAATG GAAAAGGTGGTTTGAAGGTTGAGAAAGCAAAAGCTCCTGAAAAGGCAAATGCTGGTAAGCCTGAAATCTCTGCA AAGGATGACAGTGAGTCAGATGATTCTGATGATTCAATGGGTGATGAGATGGAAGATGATTCTGATGAG agTTCAGATGATAAAGAGGGAACCGATGAAGACGAGGGTGATTCAGAAGGTGAAGATTCTGAAGATGAAGAGACACCTAAGAAG GTTGTTGCAAAGAAGAGGCCAACAGAATCAGCCACAAAAACTCCCGTTCCTGCTAAGAAGGCTAAGGGAGGAGCTACTCCTCAGACTG ATGGCAAAAAGGGAGGCCATGTTGCAACTCCTCACCCATCAAAGCAGGCTGGAAAAACAACTAATGACAAAAGTCCCAAATCTGGTGGCCAAGTCTTATGCAAATCATGTAGCAA GACATTTGGGTCTGAAAAAGCTCTAGAGTCTCACACAAAGGCAAAGCACGGTACTGGCAAATAG